The genomic stretch CCGGAACGGATGCTGATGATCAGGTTCGCTGGGCCGGAATCAACCGTGACACCGGCTATGTCATCCTGGCCGGGGAAACGGAAGGTGTGTTTGATCAGCAGCAGGGATCGGGCGGCAGGGACAGCTTCCTGCAGCGAATTGATACCGAACTGGACGGCAACACGCAGCAGCCTGCGGTTGCCTGGACCCGCCAGGCCGGCTCAGCAGCCGATGACCGTGTTGCCGGCGGCAGCACAGAATCTGTGAACCCCGGGTTGTTTGGTTCGGCCGCGGGGTCTGTGGAAGGCGCTTCAGTCATCGGCGGCATTGATGCCTTCTTCTTTAACGCCTCCAGTGCCACCAGCGAACTTGATGTCAAACAGGTTGGCACCAGTGGCGATGAACCGGTTTCCAACGGACTGTATACCGGTAGCACGCTCTGGCTGATTGGTGCCAGTGATGGATCCTATTCTGTGCTGGAGCAGGACGAGGAAGACCCCGTTCTGGAGAGGGAGGCGCTCTCCAGTGCTGCCGGGTTCCTGCTGGGATATTCAGCCGCCGGGAATGTCAGTCGGGCCTTCACCCTGAATGACGAAGACGATCAGTCCAGCGAGGCATTTCTTGGGTTGGCTGATTTCGATGGCGACATGGTTGTGGCGGGTACCACGAACGGCGACTTCGCCAGCGGCGGTGTGGTGTCCGGAATGGAGCAGGGCATCGCTGCCCGGGTATCGCTGGTTCCAGAACCGGAGACGGAAGAGGAAGAGTCGGAATTCAGAAACAACTGGCGATACCAGCTTGCGGCCGATGACTCTGCCATAGTGGATCTCGAAAACTACCGCGATGACGAAATACCTGCATTAACCCGAGTAGGCAACAACTGGTATGTGCTTCTCTTCAGTCCAGAGGGAGAGCTGTTGACGCCTCTGAATTAGATGCCGTTGGAACTACACCGTTCCCTGATGGCGGCCGGCGCTGGCGTAAAGTCGCAGGTAGTCCGTGCTGGTAACAATTCCGGAGGCGGCGCCTTTGGCATCTACCACCAGGGCTGCGTTGAGCTGGTGGGCCAGCATGAGCCTGGCGAGCTGATGGGCATCGGTCTCGGGTGAGGCTGTCAGGAACGCGGGCAACTCGATGTGAACCAGGCTCTGGCTCATGGCATCGGCTTCGTTCTCGTGAAGCCAGCCCAGGAGCCAACGCAGGTCGACAAGGCCGGCAACGTTGTTATCCGCCATGATCACAAGGTGATGCACCTGGTGCTCGTCCATGACGGTTAAAGCCTCAGAAATCGTTGCAGACGCCGGAACGGAATACAGGGTTTGAGACGAGATGCTGGATACCGGCAGATAAGGGCGGTCTTCCCGGCGCTCGCCAGCGGCCGCCGCGCCGTATTCCTCAAGTGCTTTGTAGCGACCGGCATTGGCGGCCTGCTGGAACTCGGCGTCCGTTGCCTCACTTCGGCCAGGATTAATGCTCTGGGTTTCTGCCAGCTCTGTAACATCACCCACAGGCCTTGCCCGGAATGTTTCCGGTAGCCGGGTTCCGACCGGGCGGCCGGGTTCGCTGACAAAAATGGACATGGGTTCTCTCCGTGACTATGCCACCATTTCGATGGTTATCGGCAGTCTGACCGGAAACTTCAGCTGGAGTTTATTACGAAACCACCACATTCGTCTGATAGAGGCGTCGGGTTTCAAGGCGTTTGGCCAGGTTCGCGGGAAGGCAGGGAGGTTGTCCGGTAAGCAAGTCAGCCAGATATTCGGCCAGGAGCGGTGCGTAGGTCAGTCCTTTGCTGCCAAGGCCAGTAAGGAGGTAAAGGCTATCGAGATCGCCGCTCTCGCCGTCGAAAACGGGTCCAGCCACCGGCTGGTAGTCATGGGTGGTGCATCGGAAGGCAACCCGGCCACTGAGTTCCTGGCCGCTAAGCGCATCGCTTTCATCGGAAAACACCGCAGGCAGCATCGAGCCGAGTTCATCGATGTTCTCGTTATGACTTTCCACGGTGGGCGATGGGTTGTTGTCGCGTAGGTCGAAGGTTGCGCCGGTTACGGCAAACTCGCCCAGTGCAGGGTTTAGATACCGGTTCCCACAGACAACGGCCGTTGGGCTTCTGAGAGCTGTGGCTGGTAGGTGGCTAACCTGGCCACGAATGGCTTTCAGCCGGAAACGACCCTTTGTCGGGATAAGCTCCGGGCTGAGATGGCCCGAGCAGATGACCACCCGGTCAGCGGTGATCGATCTGTTGTTTTCCGTCGAAATGCTCCATGTTCCGTCCGAACGCCGAAGATTGTTGACCTCGCTATGGAACAGCGTGGATATCAGCGGGTGGTTCGCCAGTTCCTTGCAAAGGTTTGCGGGTTCGAGCCAGCCACTGCCTGGGAACCAGAGCCCGCCCGATTCCGTGGGCACGCCTGTCAGGGCGCTGGCCTGTTCCCGGGTCACCGGGTAAAAGATACTCCGGGGGTAGTCGTTCCTTTGGAGAAACCTCCGCTGCCGGTCCGCTTCCTGGGGATTGTGGGCCAGCTGTAGCAGGCCGGTCGGATGCCAGTGCTGGTCGCGCCAGTTGTGGTAGAAACGCTGCGCGAACGTGAGGGCTGTGAGCGCCAGCTCGGTCTGGTCGTTGAACTCTACGCC from Marinobacter adhaerens HP15 encodes the following:
- a CDS encoding CBS domain-containing protein, whose protein sequence is MSIFVSEPGRPVGTRLPETFRARPVGDVTELAETQSINPGRSEATDAEFQQAANAGRYKALEEYGAAAAGERREDRPYLPVSSISSQTLYSVPASATISEALTVMDEHQVHHLVIMADNNVAGLVDLRWLLGWLHENEADAMSQSLVHIELPAFLTASPETDAHQLARLMLAHQLNAALVVDAKGAASGIVTSTDYLRLYASAGRHQGTV
- the mnmC gene encoding bifunctional tRNA (5-methylaminomethyl-2-thiouridine)(34)-methyltransferase MnmD/FAD-dependent 5-carboxymethylaminomethyl-2-thiouridine(34) oxidoreductase MnmC, translating into MDRAPLPPGIEPAELAWHDGVPESIRFGDVYFSRDNGLEETRYVFLQHNQLPERFAQIPEGGNFVIAENGFGTGLNFLAAWQAWQRHAPAHAATLHFVSVERFPLTHEDLARALAQWPELAALADELLLNYPPLVRGVHRLLLAGGQVRLTLFFGDITDAWQSLDFQADAWFLDGFAPSRNPDMWLENTINKIRAHSKPGTTLATFTSVGRIRRALMEAGFRMEKTTGYGRKRDMLKGVLVAENPAPIKTVPTEQQESILIIGAGVAGCALARNLADRGYPVTLIDAHGPGAAASGNAQGALYVKLGVEFNDQTELALTALTFAQRFYHNWRDQHWHPTGLLQLAHNPQEADRQRRFLQRNDYPRSIFYPVTREQASALTGVPTESGGLWFPGSGWLEPANLCKELANHPLISTLFHSEVNNLRRSDGTWSISTENNRSITADRVVICSGHLSPELIPTKGRFRLKAIRGQVSHLPATALRSPTAVVCGNRYLNPALGEFAVTGATFDLRDNNPSPTVESHNENIDELGSMLPAVFSDESDALSGQELSGRVAFRCTTHDYQPVAGPVFDGESGDLDSLYLLTGLGSKGLTYAPLLAEYLADLLTGQPPCLPANLAKRLETRRLYQTNVVVS